The following are encoded together in the Adhaeribacter arboris genome:
- a CDS encoding Gfo/Idh/MocA family oxidoreductase: MKNNRRDFLKFTGLAGAGLLTGCSPKEIKVSSAASTISKKERKQVFNMTGYAAPGMETVRLGFIGLGSRGPGHLNNASLLGGVEIKALCDLRPESITAAQKRMKGLGHKPEIYTSGAEEWKKVCDRKDIDVIYIATPWHLHTPMALYAMEQGKHVCVEIPAATTLEECWQLVETSERTRKHCVMLENNCYDFFELMTLNMVRQGFFGEIIHGECAYIHDLFDMNFSKTQYQDMWRLKQNANRNGNLYPTHGLGPICQIMNVNRGDKMDYLVSMSSNDFMMGPKAKELAATDDFFKPYANKTFRGNMNTTTIRTNSGRTIMLQHDVTSPRVYSRIHLVSGTKASALKFPLPGRIATGHQDWLPEAEVKALEEKYQPAIVKKVGELAKQVGGHGGKDFLMNWRIIDCFRNGLPMDMDVYDGVLWSSMAPLSEFSVANRSNSVDVPDFTAGSWKTNSPVDISMVKGGNTEIKL, translated from the coding sequence ATGAAAAATAACCGAAGAGATTTTTTAAAATTTACCGGTCTGGCGGGAGCGGGTTTATTAACCGGATGTTCTCCGAAAGAAATAAAAGTTAGTTCGGCGGCGAGTACTATTTCTAAAAAAGAGCGGAAACAAGTATTCAACATGACTGGCTACGCCGCTCCCGGCATGGAAACGGTACGGCTGGGTTTTATTGGCTTGGGTAGTCGTGGTCCCGGGCATTTAAACAATGCCAGTCTTTTGGGTGGCGTCGAAATAAAAGCCTTGTGTGATTTGCGGCCCGAAAGCATCACGGCGGCGCAAAAACGCATGAAAGGCCTGGGCCACAAGCCGGAAATATACACGAGTGGTGCAGAAGAATGGAAGAAAGTTTGCGACCGGAAGGATATCGACGTTATTTATATTGCTACGCCGTGGCACTTGCATACCCCCATGGCGCTATATGCTATGGAACAAGGCAAACACGTTTGCGTCGAAATTCCGGCGGCTACTACCCTCGAAGAATGCTGGCAGCTAGTGGAAACCTCCGAACGCACCCGCAAGCATTGCGTGATGCTGGAAAATAACTGTTACGACTTTTTTGAATTAATGACCCTGAACATGGTTCGGCAAGGATTTTTTGGCGAAATTATTCACGGCGAATGCGCGTACATTCATGATCTCTTCGACATGAATTTCTCGAAAACCCAGTACCAAGATATGTGGCGGTTGAAACAGAATGCCAACCGAAACGGAAATTTATATCCGACTCATGGCTTAGGGCCTATTTGCCAAATAATGAATGTGAACCGGGGCGATAAAATGGATTACTTGGTTTCCATGTCGAGCAACGATTTTATGATGGGACCGAAAGCCAAAGAATTAGCTGCTACTGACGACTTTTTTAAACCCTACGCCAACAAAACTTTCCGGGGCAACATGAACACCACTACTATCCGCACGAACAGCGGCCGAACGATTATGCTGCAACACGACGTCACCTCGCCCCGCGTGTATTCTCGGATTCATTTGGTGAGTGGTACCAAAGCGTCGGCGTTAAAATTTCCGTTGCCGGGCCGCATTGCTACCGGCCACCAAGATTGGCTGCCGGAAGCCGAAGTAAAAGCGTTAGAAGAAAAATACCAACCCGCCATTGTTAAAAAAGTAGGCGAATTAGCCAAGCAAGTAGGTGGGCACGGGGGTAAAGATTTTTTAATGAACTGGCGCATTATAGACTGTTTCCGCAACGGTTTACCCATGGACATGGACGTGTACGATGGCGTGCTTTGGAGTTCCATGGCCCCTTTGAGTGAATTTTCCGTTGCCAATCGCTCTAATTCCGTGGATGTGCCAGATTTTACGGCGGGCAGTTGGAAAACCAACTCCCCCGTGGATATATCCATGGTAAAAGGCGGCAACACCGAAATAAAGCTGTAA
- a CDS encoding class II fructose-bisphosphate aldolase, with the protein MPSNMTLQERLQRMQAKKASLLATNFYNYETLKGILEAASSMQQPIILQLTKSSIDYMTLPVAVKMARSALQEHRVEGWLHLDHSDSYDLVAQCLDAGFDSVMIDASEKPIQENIALTQRVVALAQKYGANVEAELGYVAKLGQSKEKMGFTEPDEAHSFVQETGIDALAVAIGSAHGFYTEEPQLDLERLSQIHAVTDAALVLHGGSGIAGNMLQEAIQRGICKINLATEIKNIFMYQLKADLLKSDEIDLRKVFPPAIQAVTNLVKEKLEIVKNELVSQ; encoded by the coding sequence ATGCCCTCTAACATGACACTACAAGAGAGATTACAGAGAATGCAAGCCAAAAAAGCTTCGTTACTGGCCACCAATTTTTACAATTACGAAACCCTCAAGGGCATACTGGAAGCTGCCTCCAGTATGCAGCAACCTATTATATTACAATTAACCAAAAGTTCCATCGATTACATGACCTTGCCGGTGGCCGTAAAAATGGCCCGCAGCGCCTTGCAAGAGCATCGCGTAGAAGGTTGGCTGCATTTAGATCATTCGGATTCTTACGATTTAGTAGCCCAGTGCTTAGACGCTGGTTTCGATTCGGTGATGATTGATGCCAGTGAAAAACCCATTCAGGAAAATATTGCCTTAACGCAACGGGTAGTTGCTTTGGCCCAAAAGTACGGCGCCAATGTAGAAGCAGAACTAGGATACGTGGCCAAACTAGGTCAATCCAAAGAAAAAATGGGCTTTACGGAACCAGATGAGGCCCATTCTTTTGTGCAGGAAACCGGCATTGATGCGCTGGCAGTAGCCATTGGCTCGGCACATGGTTTTTACACCGAAGAACCCCAACTGGATTTGGAAAGATTGAGCCAGATACATGCGGTTACCGATGCGGCGTTGGTCTTACACGGCGGTTCCGGTATAGCCGGCAATATGCTGCAAGAAGCTATTCAACGGGGTATTTGTAAAATTAATCTGGCTACGGAAATTAAAAATATATTCATGTACCAGCTAAAGGCCGACCTGTTAAAAAGCGACGAAATTGACTTGCGCAAAGTTTTTCCACCCGCTATTCAGGCCGTAACCAACCTGGTAAAAGAAAAATTAGAAATTGTAAAGAATGAATTAGTAAGTCAGTAA
- a CDS encoding carbohydrate kinase family protein, with protein MKDIDVIVVGELNVDLVLNQMHSFPEIGKEKLAHQMTLTLGSSSAIFASNLSSLGAKVSFIGKIGQDQFGKVVLQSLQNKGVDTSLILQSPALNTGLTVVLNFDEDRAMVTHPGAMDELRLTDISPEHLARARHLHFSSYFLQPGLKNGLPTLFQLAKSLGLTTSFDTQWDPQEKWDLNLTELLPLVDVFLPNEKELLRLTQTNTLSEALATLPKNAHLVLVKMGNKGSVSWCQGKVLPMESFLNKEVVDAIGAGDSFNAGFIYKYIQGSSLEECQRFGNLTGAISTTESGGTTAFTDYNKIKRIAQEKFGYAL; from the coding sequence ATGAAAGATATAGATGTAATTGTAGTGGGAGAACTAAACGTGGATTTGGTTTTAAACCAGATGCATTCTTTTCCGGAAATCGGGAAGGAAAAGTTAGCGCACCAAATGACCTTGACGCTGGGCAGTTCTTCGGCAATATTTGCCAGTAACTTAAGCAGCTTAGGGGCTAAAGTTTCTTTCATCGGTAAAATAGGCCAAGATCAGTTTGGGAAAGTTGTTTTACAAAGCCTGCAGAATAAAGGCGTAGATACTAGCTTAATCCTGCAAAGTCCTGCTTTAAACACCGGCCTCACCGTAGTCTTAAATTTCGACGAGGACCGGGCCATGGTAACCCACCCGGGAGCAATGGACGAGTTGCGGTTAACCGATATTTCACCGGAACATTTGGCTCGCGCCAGGCACCTGCATTTTTCCTCTTACTTTCTACAACCCGGTTTAAAAAATGGGCTTCCTACGTTATTTCAGCTGGCTAAGTCACTCGGTTTAACTACCTCTTTCGATACCCAATGGGACCCGCAAGAAAAATGGGATCTCAATCTGACGGAATTACTTCCTTTGGTAGATGTATTTCTACCCAACGAAAAAGAACTATTACGATTAACGCAAACGAACACTCTATCGGAGGCGCTGGCCACTTTACCCAAAAACGCCCATTTAGTTTTGGTTAAAATGGGAAATAAAGGTTCCGTTTCCTGGTGTCAAGGCAAAGTATTGCCCATGGAGTCGTTTTTAAATAAAGAGGTAGTGGATGCTATTGGCGCCGGCGACAGCTTTAACGCCGGCTTCATATACAAATACATTCAAGGCTCCTCTTTAGAAGAATGTCAGCGATTTGGCAATCTCACCGGCGCAATTTCAACCACAGAGTCGGGCGGTACCACGGCTTTTACCGACTATAACAAAATCAAAAGAATTGCTCAGGAAAAATTTGGATATGCCCTCTAA
- a CDS encoding 1-phosphofructokinase family hexose kinase, translating to MILCLCPNPSIDMYAWLNTLQAGQANSITKEERFPGGKGVHVALAVAELEEQVMLLGFWGGPTGQWVKENCESKGIECYGPELKDWTRTCLILKSDTYFDDTELLGSGPTISSADFESFRNTFIQILPKADCITMSGSWPKGAPVDAYAQLVSLANKAGKKIFLDCAGEQLNQALIQKPFSVHINRREGQKLFEEESPEQIAFLLAKQCTYAAVTAGADGLYLVAGDELIHAQCPVEDVYSAVGSGDCLLAGLAVAFNRELDIQAVAQLAVACGAANCIRPELGLLYQSDVEILKKQVLINKSAKTSVTNSVS from the coding sequence ATGATCCTGTGCCTGTGCCCAAATCCTTCTATTGATATGTATGCCTGGTTAAACACGTTACAAGCCGGACAAGCCAATAGCATTACAAAAGAAGAGCGGTTTCCGGGCGGCAAAGGGGTGCACGTAGCATTAGCAGTTGCGGAATTAGAGGAGCAAGTAATGCTACTTGGATTTTGGGGCGGCCCAACGGGCCAATGGGTTAAGGAAAATTGTGAATCTAAAGGTATTGAGTGTTATGGACCAGAATTAAAAGATTGGACCCGAACATGTTTAATCCTTAAATCAGATACTTACTTTGACGATACGGAGCTATTAGGAAGTGGGCCGACTATCTCGTCGGCAGATTTCGAAAGCTTTCGAAACACTTTTATTCAAATCTTACCAAAAGCCGATTGTATTACGATGAGTGGTTCTTGGCCAAAAGGAGCACCAGTGGATGCTTATGCGCAATTAGTTTCATTGGCAAATAAAGCGGGGAAAAAAATCTTTCTGGATTGTGCCGGTGAACAGTTGAATCAAGCCTTAATTCAAAAACCTTTTTCGGTGCATATAAATCGTCGGGAAGGTCAAAAATTATTCGAAGAAGAATCACCGGAACAAATAGCTTTTCTTCTGGCCAAGCAATGTACCTATGCGGCTGTCACAGCAGGGGCGGATGGTTTATACTTGGTTGCAGGCGATGAATTAATACATGCTCAATGCCCGGTAGAAGATGTGTACAGCGCGGTAGGTAGCGGCGATTGCCTCTTGGCGGGCTTAGCCGTAGCTTTTAACCGGGAACTAGATATTCAAGCAGTGGCTCAACTGGCAGTGGCTTGTGGGGCCGCCAACTGCATCCGTCCCGAATTGGGGTTGCTTTATCAATCAGATGTAGAAATTTTAAAAAAACAAGTGCTTATAAATAAGTCCGCCAAAACGAGTGTAACCAATTCTGTTTCCTGA
- a CDS encoding SIS domain-containing protein gives MIKITGVAEPKETKEYLNYSLAELEDQGAIFTAKEISEQPTLWLDTWNLVAQKRYYLESFLEEAYAHPDLEVILTGAGTSAFIGTVLEGPFQRNSGKRTRAIASTDLVSHPEGYFQQDVPTLLISFARSGNSPESKAVVVLADKICRKIYHLIITCNPSGDLVTNKSQNQTAVFLLPPEANDLSLAMTGSFSSMLLAGLLISRLSFIDDLKYQVQKLAEYGKNILKKYTTKLQEVASLDFTRAIFLGSGPLYGTARESDLKVQELTDGNIICKHDSFLGFRHGPKAVIDTHTLLVYLFSNREYVHQYEVDLINNINDGEKGLYRIGIIESAEKDSNLEVDLLIELSDGADKIEEELLAVCSVMPAQMLGFFKALHLKLKPDSPSVSDTITRVVQGVTIYSFDLPAMANASSNTKAAKIIS, from the coding sequence ATGATTAAGATTACGGGCGTAGCCGAACCAAAGGAAACAAAGGAGTATCTGAATTACAGTTTGGCGGAACTAGAAGACCAAGGAGCCATTTTTACAGCTAAGGAAATTTCAGAGCAACCAACACTTTGGTTAGATACTTGGAATTTGGTTGCCCAAAAGCGATATTATTTGGAGAGCTTTCTGGAAGAAGCTTATGCTCACCCTGATTTAGAGGTAATTTTAACGGGTGCCGGTACTTCCGCTTTTATCGGCACTGTACTGGAAGGACCTTTTCAACGGAATTCCGGAAAAAGAACGCGTGCTATCGCCTCCACCGATCTGGTTTCTCATCCGGAAGGATACTTCCAGCAAGATGTACCCACCTTACTAATATCTTTCGCTAGATCGGGCAATAGCCCAGAAAGCAAGGCAGTTGTTGTTTTAGCCGATAAAATTTGCCGCAAAATTTACCATTTGATAATTACCTGCAATCCATCTGGTGATTTGGTAACGAATAAAAGTCAAAATCAAACGGCGGTGTTTCTTTTACCTCCCGAAGCCAATGATCTAAGTTTAGCCATGACCGGAAGTTTCTCTTCTATGTTATTGGCCGGACTATTAATTTCTCGCCTTTCTTTTATAGATGATCTTAAATATCAAGTACAAAAGCTAGCGGAATACGGCAAGAATATTTTAAAAAAGTATACCACTAAGCTTCAGGAGGTAGCTTCTTTAGACTTTACCCGGGCTATTTTTTTAGGTTCTGGTCCTTTGTACGGGACAGCCCGGGAGTCGGACTTAAAGGTACAGGAGCTAACAGATGGCAATATAATCTGCAAACATGATTCTTTCTTAGGTTTCCGGCACGGTCCCAAAGCGGTTATAGATACTCATACGTTACTGGTCTATTTATTTTCGAACAGGGAATATGTCCATCAATATGAAGTTGATCTAATCAATAACATAAATGATGGAGAAAAAGGATTATACCGAATTGGAATTATTGAATCGGCAGAGAAAGATTCTAATTTAGAAGTAGATCTTTTGATTGAGCTTTCCGACGGAGCAGATAAAATAGAGGAAGAGTTATTAGCTGTATGTAGTGTTATGCCGGCCCAGATGCTTGGCTTCTTTAAAGCATTGCATTTAAAACTAAAGCCAGATTCTCCGTCCGTCTCCGACACTATCACCCGGGTAGTGCAGGGAGTAACCATTTATTCCTTTGATCTTCCAGCCATGGCGAATGCATCTTCCAATACGAAAGCAGCAAAAATAATTTCCTGA